A window of the Dioscorea cayenensis subsp. rotundata cultivar TDr96_F1 chromosome 14, TDr96_F1_v2_PseudoChromosome.rev07_lg8_w22 25.fasta, whole genome shotgun sequence genome harbors these coding sequences:
- the LOC120276129 gene encoding uncharacterized protein LOC120276129 — MRFPDLWIAWIHACISSASFSFLINGHSSPWITSSRGLRQGDPISPLLFLLVTQNLSAILNRALSLSLVPGFCPSLSRDFNHLMFANDLLLVTRASRKTARNCLLCLDLYHSITGQRPNPLKSAVYFPSWCNKKLSNSISGILSFKQGSFPLTYLGIPISPTRILIPHLNPLIAKVHNSFSSWTHASLFTAGRVILLNSSIFSLPNYFLSVMYLPDSILDNFSKLARSFLWSYGSNERKLHTIGWSVTTLKKSEGGLGLRNLRLVRHSLMAKNIFSILNSEDKIWYLKPHFWMLVANPAGLDIWKDPCFMDLPILFKPTYINMDSDLKGLSFTDFMLHGNLNLPLVQNTFGPNLDWSWINSIRFDFNAQNLWVWGPRSLRTSVASAVYDYLVTLDPQPWPAHGKLPSGDYLYGLNIGPFTLCHFTWVAPESASHTIWNCPKIMPCWISLCASFNLDPNVLAEFDTGIWLTNRFVSKNSDAFFKALIANLAWIIWKDRCNLIFKGWQPKYHSIFGRAWSYCTNFFNSIAKNIREYSIPSCPLKNISLFTDASWSDSSPMSCGLGFIAISNAGQVLLAGAMGCSSVSPISAEIASILFALDQCIVRLINHFDSCVAWHYKREIDSLKSRIINTCSVIKTIPQTENLLADALAHFGCSNPHLSLFPQGLDRPRWLEDLCLSLNLFF, encoded by the exons ATGCGTTTTCCGGATCTGTGGATTGCTTGGATTCATGCTTGCATTTCTTCTGCCTCTTTCTCCTTCCTCATCAATGGACATAGTTCCCCTTGGATTACTAGTAGTAGAGGATTAAGGCAGGGAGATCCTATCTCCCCCCTTCTTTTTCTCCTAGTTACCCAAAATCTCTCGGCTATTCTCAATAgagctctttctctctctcttgttccGGGCTTTTGCCCCTCTCTCTCCCGTGACTTCAATCACTTAATGTTCGCTAATGATCTTCTTCTGGTCACTAGAGCTTCCCGTAAAACTGCTAGAAACTGTCTTTTGTGCCTCGATCTCTATCACTCTATTACTGGCCAACGTCCAAATCCACTCAAATCTGCTGTCTATTTCCCCTCCTGGTGTAATAAGAAGTTGTCAAACTCTATCTCTGGCATTCTTAGCTTCAAGCAAGGATCCTTTCCTCTTACATATCTGGGTATTCCTATATCTCCCACCAGAATTTTAATTCCTCATCTTAACCCTCTCATCGCTAAAGTTCATAACAGTTTTTCTTCCTGGACTCATGCTTCTCTCTTCACCGCGGGTAGAGTCATCCTCCTTAATAGCTCCATTTTTTCTCTTCCCAATTATTTCCTTTCGGTCATGTATCTCCCTGATTctattcttgataatttttcCAAGCTTGCCAGATCCTTTCTCTGGAGTTATGGTAGCAATGAGCGTAAACTCCACACTATTGGTTGGTCGGTTACTACACTTAAAAAGTCTGAGGGGGGTCTTGGACTCAGAAACCTTAGATTGGTTAGGCACTCTTTAATGGCCAAAAACATCTTCTCCATTTTAAATTCTGAGGATAAGATCTGG TATCTCAAACCTCACTTTTGGATGCTTGTTGCTAACCCTGCTGGTTTAGACATCTGGAAAGACCCTTGTTTCATGGATCTCCCCATTTTGTTTAAACCTACATATATTAATATGGATTCTGATCTGAAGGGCTTGAGCTTTACTGATTTTATGCTGCATGGTAATCTTAATCTCCCCCTGGTTCAGAACACCTTTGGCCCTAACCTTGATTGGTCCTGGATCAACAGTATCAGGTTTGATTTTAATGCCCAAAATCTTTGGGTTTGGGGTCCTCGTTCGCTGAGAACTTCTGTTGCTTCAGCAGTTTATGACTACTTGGTTACCCTTGACCCTCAACCTTGGCCTG CTCATGGTAAACTCCCCTCTGGTGATTACCTGTATGGTCTTAATATTGGTCCCTTTACCCTTTGTCATTTTACGTGGGTGGCTCCTGAATCTGCATCTCACACCATTTGGAACTGCCCTAAAATTATGCCTTGTTGGATTTCTCTGTGTGCTTCATTTAACTTGGATCCAAATGTTTTAGCTGAGTTTGATACTGGTATTTGGCTTACTAATAGATTTGTTTCTAAGAACTCTGATGCTTTTTTCAAAGCGCTTATTGCAAATTTAGCCTGGATCATTTGGAAGGATCGGTGTAATTTAATCTTCAAAGGTTGGCAACCCAAATACCATTCCATCTTTGGAAGGGCTTGGTCCTACTGCACAAACTTCTTCAATTCTATTGCCAAAAACATCAGGGAGTACTCTATTCCTTCTTGccctttgaaaaatattagtcTCTTTACTGATGCTTCTTGGTCTGATTCTTCTCCTATGAGCTGTGGATTAGGTTTTATTGCCATCTCAAATGCTGGTCAAGTATTGCTTGCTGGTGCAATGGGCTGCAGCTCTGTCTCTCCCATTTCAGCGGAGATTGCATCCATTCTCTTTGCTCTTGACCAGT GTATTGTCCGTCTGATCAACCACTTCGATAGCTGCGTGGCGTGGCACTACAAGCGTGAAATTGACAGCCTCAAATCCAGGATTATCAACACTTGTTCCGTTATCAAGACCATTCCCCAGACTGAAAATCTACTCGCTGATGCTTTGGCTCACTTTGGATGTTCAAACCCTCATCTCTCCCTGTTCCCTCAGGGATTAGACCGCCCCAGATGGCTTGAGGATCTTTGCCTAAGCCTAAATCTCTTCTTCTAa